From Hippea alviniae EP5-r, the proteins below share one genomic window:
- a CDS encoding pyridoxal phosphate-dependent aminotransferase, protein MLKHGGNLLYFSEKYGIDKKSLIDLSSNTVEPESALFDDLDYKFLLSGLFSETPYRLRDAISKKFSLDKEKIIAGSGSLSLIKDLCMIFSKREALIYEPAFSEYEILAKAFDMKVDFRFAKEEKNFEFELLEINHDIVFICNPNNPTGGFISPLKLSQFIEENKDTFFVVDESYIEFASDTSVFNFAKSDNFAVLRSFSKLYGLAGARVGWLYTPNSEIIEKLNRINLSWSVSALAEELAIRALDLDYSNKIAQIVNVRDWLREEMKKSGYVETFESKTNFLLFKLKRKDSAWLFDKMIKEGFLIRDCSNFRGLSDKFFRISIKDKRTTEKFLNSFLKVYGRWLKR, encoded by the coding sequence ATGCTAAAACATGGTGGTAATCTTTTATATTTTTCAGAAAAATACGGCATAGACAAAAAAAGTCTTATAGATTTAAGCAGTAATACCGTTGAGCCAGAGAGTGCTCTGTTTGATGATTTGGACTATAAATTTCTGCTTTCTGGTTTGTTTTCAGAAACTCCATACAGACTAAGAGATGCAATATCTAAAAAGTTTTCTCTTGATAAAGAAAAGATAATTGCAGGCAGTGGGAGTTTGAGTCTTATTAAAGATTTGTGCATGATTTTTTCAAAAAGAGAAGCACTGATTTATGAGCCTGCATTTTCTGAGTATGAGATTTTGGCTAAAGCATTTGATATGAAAGTCGATTTTAGGTTTGCAAAAGAAGAAAAGAATTTTGAGTTTGAGCTTTTGGAAATCAACCATGACATTGTCTTTATCTGCAACCCAAACAATCCAACAGGTGGTTTTATATCACCGTTAAAACTCAGTCAGTTTATAGAAGAGAACAAGGACACATTTTTTGTTGTTGATGAGTCTTATATAGAGTTTGCATCAGACACTTCGGTTTTTAATTTTGCAAAAAGCGATAATTTTGCCGTTTTGAGAAGTTTTTCCAAGCTTTATGGACTTGCAGGTGCAAGGGTGGGTTGGCTTTATACTCCAAACAGCGAAATTATAGAGAAACTTAATAGAATTAATCTTTCCTGGTCTGTATCGGCTTTAGCCGAAGAGCTTGCTATAAGGGCTTTAGATCTGGATTATTCTAACAAAATAGCTCAGATTGTAAATGTTAGGGATTGGCTAAGAGAGGAGATGAAAAAGAGTGGGTATGTTGAAACCTTCGAAAGCAAGACAAACTTTTTGTTGTTTAAATTAAAGAGAAAAGACTCAGCCTGGCTTTTTGATAAGATGATAAAAGAAGGCTTTTTGATAAGGGATTGCTCGAATTTTAGGGGATTGAGTGATAAATTCTTTAGAATTTCTATCAAGGATAAAAGAACTACGGAGAAGTTTTTAAACTCTTTTTTGAAGGTTTATGGAAGATGGCTAAAGCGATAA
- the cobS gene encoding adenosylcobinamide-GDP ribazoletransferase → MNSLLSALSFLTIIRINCKFNAKESVKFFPVVGLLIGAGLYGLSFLKEPFSVFFMLFYLVFITGGLHIDGLADASDAFFSHRDRDEMLKIMKDSRIGTFGVLAIFFVLFAKLLGFFVVKDKLFYIFLPAYSRFSVVYLMKKLPYGREKGTAHDFFKEFKFFDFAFGYIIVVLSFFVLPIRVALIVNFAFFLYVFFIFEYFKKKLGVITGDMLGFSIETTEALLLIILSLVSVYAKTWW, encoded by the coding sequence TTGAACTCACTTTTAAGCGCTCTATCGTTTCTTACAATTATACGCATAAACTGCAAATTCAATGCAAAAGAGAGCGTTAAGTTTTTCCCTGTTGTCGGGTTGCTCATAGGAGCTGGGCTTTATGGTTTATCCTTTTTAAAAGAACCTTTCTCTGTCTTTTTTATGCTGTTTTATCTTGTTTTTATAACAGGTGGTTTGCATATAGACGGACTTGCCGATGCTTCGGATGCGTTTTTCTCTCACAGAGACAGAGATGAGATGCTAAAAATAATGAAGGATAGCCGAATAGGGACATTCGGCGTCCTTGCTATCTTTTTCGTGCTTTTTGCTAAGTTGCTTGGTTTCTTTGTTGTAAAAGATAAGTTGTTTTATATTTTTCTGCCTGCATACAGCAGGTTTTCGGTTGTTTACTTGATGAAAAAGCTTCCATATGGAAGAGAAAAAGGCACAGCGCATGATTTTTTTAAAGAATTTAAGTTTTTTGATTTTGCTTTTGGATACATAATTGTTGTTTTAAGCTTTTTTGTTTTGCCTATTAGAGTTGCTTTGATTGTAAATTTTGCATTCTTTTTATATGTTTTCTTTATTTTTGAATATTTCAAAAAGAAACTGGGAGTTATAACAGGTGATATGCTGGGTTTTTCCATAGAGACAACAGAAGCGCTGCTTCTTATAATTCTATCACTGGTAAGTGTGTATGCTAAAACATGGTGGTAA
- the cobT gene encoding nicotinate-nucleotide--dimethylbenzimidazole phosphoribosyltransferase, producing the protein MHFNELIVSIKKPDEKILKKAQERTSQLIMPFRAMGKLNDISERLCAIQETLKPSTDKRCVFVMAGDHGVVEEGVSAYPQVVTCEMVKAFIAGIATITVLARQNNAKVVVCDIGTKCEFDEKEIDGENEFISRKVKNGTNNMTKTAAMSREEAIDAIMVGFEIADEKIKSEGLNLVATGDMGIGNTTPSAAIASVILNKSPEEIAGRGTLISDDAYSRKIDAIKKAIELNKPDKNDPIDVLSKVGGLEIAGITGVILAAAYNRIPVIIDGFISTAAALIAYELNESVKDYMFAGHLSEEKGHKLMLEYLGLEPILRLNMRLGEGTGATLAMHIIDAAARIIKEVATFEEAGVSEAET; encoded by the coding sequence ATGCACTTTAATGAACTCATAGTTTCTATAAAAAAACCGGATGAAAAAATACTAAAGAAAGCACAAGAGAGAACCTCCCAACTTATTATGCCTTTTAGGGCAATGGGAAAATTGAATGATATATCTGAGCGGCTTTGTGCTATTCAGGAGACACTTAAGCCTTCAACTGATAAAAGATGCGTATTTGTTATGGCAGGCGACCATGGCGTTGTCGAAGAAGGTGTGAGTGCATATCCACAGGTTGTAACATGTGAAATGGTAAAGGCATTTATAGCTGGTATCGCAACAATTACTGTTCTTGCAAGACAAAATAACGCAAAGGTTGTTGTATGCGACATAGGGACAAAGTGTGAGTTTGATGAAAAAGAGATAGATGGTGAAAATGAGTTTATAAGCAGAAAAGTGAAAAACGGCACGAATAATATGACAAAGACTGCAGCGATGAGTAGAGAAGAAGCTATAGATGCAATAATGGTTGGTTTTGAAATTGCAGACGAAAAGATAAAGAGTGAAGGTTTAAATCTTGTGGCAACGGGTGATATGGGAATAGGCAACACAACGCCATCTGCTGCAATTGCTTCTGTTATTTTAAATAAAAGTCCAGAAGAGATAGCAGGAAGAGGCACGCTCATAAGCGATGATGCTTATTCGAGAAAAATAGATGCCATTAAAAAAGCTATAGAATTAAACAAGCCAGACAAGAACGACCCGATAGATGTGCTCTCTAAGGTTGGTGGGCTTGAGATTGCAGGTATTACAGGCGTTATTCTTGCTGCGGCTTATAACAGAATTCCTGTTATTATCGATGGTTTTATATCAACTGCAGCAGCTTTGATAGCCTATGAGCTAAATGAGAGCGTTAAAGATTACATGTTTGCTGGGCATTTGTCAGAAGAGAAGGGACATAAGCTTATGCTTGAATATTTAGGCCTTGAGCCGATTTTAAGGCTAAATATGAGATTGGGTGAAGGAACAGGTGCAACACTTGCCATGCATATCATAGACGCTGCAGCAAGAATAATAAAAGAAGTTGCAACATTTGAAGAAGCGGGTGTTTCAGAGGCTGAAACTTGA
- a CDS encoding EAL domain-containing protein, with protein sequence MLEKGRIGEIIRENFTKHFSHIADKKDIELLSEAVYSLLNHKMDSLSKLGERLFLSGILLSHFFYIFEKVVSLLEGEKKNLRLENMLSAKRELAKGYIKEELKFDKHLFERYKNRKIAAESKELSEALNMHTSWIINFINSILDGTIYENSELDSWIDKTQQTEIPNLDNNTYKKINNSLKETAKRLLKAYRNGEYFYFSVLYREFMGYSSKMQNMLILNFMSEEIISIYTDYLTGLDNQFKLKKDLKKYADKYLLLIDISNFREINISYGFDTGDKILKHTAEVLKSIENCRAYRFIGDEFAVIIDSKEKSHKILKSLESMTFTINHHTISLFFYGALGKIKPNILELAEYGLIKTKKLKNHIIDLEESEKNNLAGVSLSNKDLLSINAQLKVAVASDKIVPYLQGIFDACNLSKPAKYEALMRIRFKEKTITPKEFLSILKNTYLYFEATKIMFLKCVDVIERRDIEINFNLSVLDIINQNTTKFLKTILLKKPEIAQKITFEITEEEAIENFREVKKFISDIKKLGVKIAIDDFGSGYANYSYIFNMNPDYIKIDGNLVSEILTNDKQVVFIKSLVDMCKNIGIKTVAEFVDSKEKIEKLEKLGIDYFQGFYLHKPEPCDKL encoded by the coding sequence ATGCTCGAAAAAGGTAGGATTGGTGAGATTATAAGAGAAAACTTTACCAAACACTTCTCTCATATAGCAGACAAAAAAGATATTGAACTTTTAAGCGAAGCTGTTTATAGCCTACTAAACCACAAAATGGATTCCTTAAGCAAATTAGGAGAAAGGCTATTTCTATCAGGAATCTTGCTTTCTCACTTTTTTTACATCTTTGAAAAGGTTGTATCCCTTCTTGAAGGTGAGAAAAAGAACCTAAGATTAGAGAATATGCTTTCAGCAAAAAGAGAGCTTGCAAAAGGATACATTAAAGAAGAGTTAAAATTCGACAAACACCTATTTGAAAGATACAAAAACAGAAAAATAGCAGCAGAAAGCAAAGAACTATCGGAAGCTTTAAATATGCATACAAGTTGGATTATCAATTTTATAAACTCTATCCTTGATGGAACGATTTACGAAAACAGCGAACTCGACAGCTGGATAGACAAAACTCAACAAACTGAGATACCGAATCTTGATAACAATACCTACAAAAAGATAAACAATTCTCTTAAAGAAACGGCAAAAAGACTTTTGAAAGCTTATAGAAATGGAGAGTATTTCTATTTTTCTGTGCTTTACAGGGAATTTATGGGATATTCGTCAAAAATGCAAAACATGTTGATTCTAAACTTCATGAGCGAAGAGATTATCTCTATATACACAGACTATCTAACTGGGCTCGATAATCAGTTTAAACTGAAGAAAGATTTGAAAAAGTATGCGGATAAATACCTGCTTTTAATAGATATAAGCAACTTCAGAGAGATAAACATAAGTTATGGATTCGATACGGGCGACAAAATCTTAAAACACACGGCAGAAGTGTTAAAAAGCATAGAAAACTGCAGAGCTTATAGGTTTATAGGCGATGAGTTTGCGGTTATTATTGACTCAAAAGAGAAATCCCACAAGATCCTAAAAAGCCTTGAATCTATGACATTTACTATAAATCATCACACAATATCGCTCTTTTTCTATGGAGCCTTAGGCAAAATTAAGCCAAACATACTCGAGCTTGCAGAATATGGTTTAATAAAAACCAAAAAGTTAAAAAACCATATAATAGATTTAGAAGAATCTGAAAAAAACAACTTAGCAGGTGTATCGCTCTCAAATAAAGACCTTCTCTCAATCAATGCTCAGCTAAAGGTGGCTGTGGCATCAGATAAAATTGTCCCTTATCTTCAGGGTATATTTGACGCATGCAATTTATCAAAACCTGCAAAATATGAAGCATTGATGAGAATAAGATTTAAAGAGAAAACAATAACGCCAAAGGAATTTCTAAGCATTTTAAAAAATACATATCTCTACTTTGAAGCAACAAAGATAATGTTTCTCAAATGCGTCGATGTAATTGAAAGAAGAGACATAGAGATAAACTTCAACTTAAGCGTACTTGACATAATAAACCAAAACACAACAAAATTTCTAAAGACAATTCTACTTAAAAAACCAGAAATAGCACAGAAGATAACATTTGAGATTACAGAAGAAGAAGCCATAGAAAACTTCAGAGAAGTTAAGAAATTTATATCCGATATTAAAAAACTTGGAGTTAAAATTGCCATAGACGACTTCGGTAGCGGGTATGCAAATTACAGCTATATCTTCAACATGAATCCAGATTACATAAAGATAGACGGAAACCTTGTGTCTGAGATACTAACAAACGACAAACAGGTTGTTTTTATAAAATCGTTGGTTGATATGTGCAAAAATATAGGAATAAAAACCGTTGCGGAGTTTGTTGATTCAAAAGAGAAAATAGAGAAATTGGAAAAACTGGGTATAGATTACTTTCAGGGTTTTTATCTGCATAAACCAGAACCATGCGATAAATTATAG